A stretch of DNA from Allomeiothermus silvanus DSM 9946:
AGCACCTGGGCAACTTTCTCTGCCTGGGGCTTATGTAAAGCGGCCATACGCACGGCGGTAGTCTCCAAAATCTTGCGGAAGGTGAAGGCTTCCTCAAGTTCGTCCCAGTCCAAAGGCGCCACCCGGTAGGTGCGCCCTTCGCGGCGCACCAGCCCTTCCCGGGCGAGCAACCCCAGCGCGGCCCGGATGGGGGTGCGCGAGATGCTCAGGCCTTCTTGGTCGCGAAAGTACTCCTCGAGCTTGCGCTCCACCAGGGGTTCCCCAGGGCGAAGCTGGAGGGAGAGGATCATCTGCCGCAGGCGGCGGTAGGCTTCTTGGGTTTGTGGTGCTATCACCGAAGGCTCCTTTGGTAGCTTGCCATGCAAAAGCTTGACGAATACTGTATATGTCGGTATCCTAAAAATATCAAGCCCGGAGAGTTCCGGGGTTTTTCGTTTAAGACCAGCTAGGAGAGGCTTTTCCTGAATCCCCCGCCCATGAAGAAAGCGCACCTTACAAAAGAACGCCTCGACAAGGTTCTAGCCCACCTCGGCCTAGGTAGCCGCAAGGAGATCCACAAACTGGCTCGAGCTGGGCGCATCACCGTGGACGGCGAGGTCATCACCGATGCTGGCTTCAAGCTCGACCCTCGGAGCGCGCGGATCGCAGTAGACGGGGAAGAAGTCTTCTACCGCGAGTTCTTTCACGTGCTGCTTAATAAGCCCGCCGGTTACGTGACCTCCACCCAAGACCGGGACGGGCCGTCGGTGACCCACCTGCTCGAAATGGTACGCGACGACTGGATGCCGGTAGGCCGGCTCGACAAGGACACCGAGGGGCTTTTGCTCATCACCACCGATGGCGAGCTGGCGCACCGCCTCACCCACCCCCGCTGGAAGGTGCCCAAGCGTTACTATGCCGAGCTGGCCGAGCCCGCCACCCAGGCCGACGTGGAGGCCTTCGCTGCCGGGTTTGAACTCGAGGGCGAACCTCTCCAGCCCGCCGAACTCACCCTCGGAAAAGACAGGCGGGTCGAACTGGTCATCCGCGAGGGTCGGTATCACCAGGTCAAGCGGATGTTCGCGGCGCGGGGGAACCGGGTGGTTTACTTGAAGCGGGTGGCCTTTGGCCCGCTCGAGTTGCCGGAAGACCTCGAGCTAGGAGAATCCCGCTATCTCACGGCTGAAGAAGAACACGCCCTGTACGGGGCGGTGGGGCTCGAGCCAGGGGTTTAGGGAAATAAAAAAGGCGGGATTTTTCCCCGCTAAAAATCATTATAGCACAGCTTGCGAAAATTCAATGGGGTATGCAAAAACGTCCAGGCCCCGCTGCTTCAGCCGAGCTTCAACCCCGCGAGCAAAATATGGCTGCCGAAAAGAGCGGCCAGGGCCGAGTGAAAAAGCGGATCAACCCCGAGACAGACGAAGAGTAGCGAGAAGAAGCCCTCGGGGCTAGGCAGTCAAGAAAACGTTGAACACCGCCCCACCCTGAGGGTGGTTGGCGACCTCGAGCCTCCCCCCGTGGGCCTCCACGATGGCCCGGGCGATGGAAAGGCCCAGCCCCGAGCCCTCGCTTTCTTTGCGGGTGCGCGAGGCATCTGTTTTGTAAAAGCGCTCAAAGACCCGTTCCAAAGCCTCCGGTGGGATTCCCGGCCCGTGGTCACGTACGGTGATCTTCACCCCTTCGGGTTGGGCAGCAGCATGCACCTCGACGGGCCCTGCCCCGTGGCGCATAGCATTGTCGAGCAGATTGTTGAGGACTCGAGTCATCTGCCCCCTATCAAAGGTAGCCTCCAGATCGGGTGGAATTCCCCGTAGCTCGAGCCCGGTTCCGTCCCCGTTGGCGCGGGCCGCGAAAGCCTCCACCACTCCACGCAGGAAGGGAGCGAGGCTCACCCGCTCTTTTTTCAAGGCCAACCCCCCGCTCTCGGCCAGCGAGAGGGTGCGCAGGTCGTCCACCAGCTTGGAGAGGTGCATCACCTGGCCGTGCAACCGCTCGAGCCCTGCCGCGTTGGGTTGGGCCACTCCGTCTTGCATGGCCTCAATCTCCGAGCGCAGGACTGCCAGGGGGGTGCGCAGGTCGTGGGCGATGTCGGCCACCAGTCCGCGCCGCCAGGATTCCTGACGCTCGAGGCCCCGCACCAGGTTGTTGAACGCTTCGGTCAGGGCACGGAGTTCGTCTCGAGAGCGCGGAACCCGGAGTTGAATCCCCCGCTCGCCCGCTTCCAACCGCTTAGCCCCATCGGTGAGTGCAATCAGGGGGCGGGTCAGGATGCGGGTGAAGACCGCGGCGGCGACCACTGCCAGCAAAAAGGCCAGAGTTCCGGCCCCAAACGCCACCCCGGTGATTCGCCCGAAGGCCTGGCGGGCCTGGGCGAACTCTGGGCGGTTCCAGGCCGGGTTATCCCGCCAAGCCCACCAGCCGTCGCCAGGGTGCTGAAAAAAATCGCCGTCGGGCTGAGCGGGAAACAAAACGCTCGAGACCGCCCCCAGGGTA
This window harbors:
- a CDS encoding pseudouridine synthase; the encoded protein is MKKAHLTKERLDKVLAHLGLGSRKEIHKLARAGRITVDGEVITDAGFKLDPRSARIAVDGEEVFYREFFHVLLNKPAGYVTSTQDRDGPSVTHLLEMVRDDWMPVGRLDKDTEGLLLITTDGELAHRLTHPRWKVPKRYYAELAEPATQADVEAFAAGFELEGEPLQPAELTLGKDRRVELVIREGRYHQVKRMFAARGNRVVYLKRVAFGPLELPEDLELGESRYLTAEEEHALYGAVGLEPGV
- a CDS encoding sensor histidine kinase, which translates into the protein MEWRQAWRTQEEAVRKWQRDSWRKHRRVGQQRWRGRWGLRRRLTFAFAFVALAAVFITTWFTLGAVSSVLFPAQPDGDFFQHPGDGWWAWRDNPAWNRPEFAQARQAFGRITGVAFGAGTLAFLLAVVAAAVFTRILTRPLIALTDGAKRLEAGERGIQLRVPRSRDELRALTEAFNNLVRGLERQESWRRGLVADIAHDLRTPLAVLRSEIEAMQDGVAQPNAAGLERLHGQVMHLSKLVDDLRTLSLAESGGLALKKERVSLAPFLRGVVEAFAARANGDGTGLELRGIPPDLEATFDRGQMTRVLNNLLDNAMRHGAGPVEVHAAAQPEGVKITVRDHGPGIPPEALERVFERFYKTDASRTRKESEGSGLGLSIARAIVEAHGGRLEVANHPQGGAVFNVFLTA